The window TGGTTCAACTGGACCGTGGTCGTGGGAGGTTCGGCGGGGTTCGGGTGCTGCTGGTCGTAACGCATGGGTGATCTGTCTCCGGGTCTGCGGGGCCTGCTGGGGCAAGGCGCCACGGACGGGCGCCTGTCGCAAGGACACGGAGAAGGGGGCGGGCCTCTCGCCCGCCTCGGCCTCACGCCGAGGCCGGGCGACCCGTTCGTGTATGGCCCAAGGCCGACCCGGCAGTCACCCGACGGACCTTAGTGGCCGGCACGGGCAGGGGCAACGCAGTTTCCGGCAGCGCGCCCCCGCCCTCGCCCTCGCGCGGTCTCAGTTCACGGACACCGCGGACCAGGCCGCGCCCACCGCCGCGTACTCGGTGCTTTTGGCCCCGTACAGGTCCTTCGCCGCGCTCAGCGTGGCCGTGCGCGCGCCCGCGTACTTCGTCGACGAGGTCATGTAGACCGTCAGCGCCCGGTACCAGACCGCGCCCAGTTTGGTCTTCCCGATGCCCGTCACCTTCGTGCCGTCGCAGGTCGTGCCGTTGTGGGCGACGCCGCCGATGGTCTTCGGCCCGCTGCCCTCGGCGAGGAGGTACGCGAAGTGGTTGGCGACGCCCGAGGAGTAGTGGACGTCGAGGTCGCCGACCTTGGAGGTCCAGCAGTCCGCGGAGCTGCCGTCCTTGGAGGGCCGGTCCATGTAGCGCAGGGCGGAGCGGCCGAAGCCGGACTTCACGATCTTCTCGCCGATCAGCCAGTCGCCGGGATCGGCGGGATTCTTCGCGTAGAACTCCACCAGGGCGCCGAAGATGTCGGAGGTCGCCTCGTTCAGGCCGCCGGGCTCGCCGGAGTACGTCAGGGCCGCCGTCTTCGAGGTCACGCCGTGGGACATCTCGTGGCCGGTCACGTCCAGGGACACCAGCGGTCCGAACGTCGTCCCGTCACCGTCGCCGTACGTCATGCAGAAGCAGCCGTCGTCCCAGAAGGCGTTGTTGTAGGCGCTGCCGTAGTGCACGCGGTTGAACGAGCCCTTGCCGTCACCCGCGATACCGCTGCGACCGTGGACGTTCTTGTAGTAGTCCCAGGTGGTGTCGGTGCCGTACTGCGCGTCGACCGCCGCCGAGGCACGGTCGGAAGCGGCACCGGTTCCCCAGTGGTTGTCGGCGTCCGTGAGGACGGGCGCGGCGGCACGCTTGTAACAGAGCACCAGGATGCAGGAGTCGGTCTTGTTCCCGGTGTCGCCCGTGTAGGTGTTTCCCCTTGTGGGGTCGGACAGTTGGTACGTCGAACCGGACCGTGTCGTCTGCAGCGGGACCTTTCCGCCGTAGAGGGACCGGCCGTCGCCGGCCGCCGTCTCGATGCTGTCCCAGGCGTCGATCTCTGTGCCGGTGACGGCGTCCGTGAGGACGACCCGGGCCATCGGGTTGCCCAGCGAGTCCTTGCCGGCGGCCTCGGTGCGCCAGGCCAGCCGGGGCTCCCCGTGCAGTGCGTCGACGACCAGCCGGGGCTCGGCGGTTATCCCGCGGAGCGTCTCGCCGACGTTCGCGAGGCGCAGGGCCGCGGTGGCGAGATCGGCGGCCTTCGGGGCGGGCACCGACGGTTCGACGCTCGTGAGGGAGAGCGGACGCGTGGTGGCCCGGTCGGCACCGCGGTAGTCACCACCGGACGTCAGGTGGACCACGAAGTCGCCGCCCAGGACCGGAAGCTGACGGTACGTCCGGTCGTACCGCACGTGCTTCGTGCCGTCCGCGTCGACGATCACGTCGCGGGCCTTCGTCCCCTGCGCGGAGGTGAGGCCCAGGCGCGCGGCCTGGTCGGCGATCACCGCCGCCGCGTCGTTCAGTACGGTGTCCCGGGCCGGCTCGTCGGCCGCTCCCGCGCCGGGGGACAGTGCGCCCGCCAACAAGGTGGTGGCCGCCGCGGATATGCCGACGGTGGCGAGGCGTGAGCCTCGGATGTGCCGTGTCCGACTCATCGAACTCCTTGCGAAGGCACGCGAAACGCGTGGTGGGGGGGTGGGGGGACGCGGATGTCCGCTCAGTTCTAGGCGGCCGGACGGTGTCATGTCCATAGCTGATCACCGGGGGGCGTGTGAGGGGTGAGAATCGTTTCTGCAAAGGATTGGGAACGCCCCGCGAAGCTCCGGGAGGAGACCGTCGGATGAGCCGGCTGCCCTTCTTCGTCTACGGGACCCTGCTTCCCGGCGAGGAGAACCACGACGTCTTCCTGCGGGGCCGCACGCTCTTCGAGGCCCCGGCACGACTCACGGGTGCAGTGCTGTACGAGGGGCCCGGCTACCCGTACGCGGTCGAGGAGCCCGCCGGTGTTGTGTGCGGGGAACTCGTCACCGCCGAGCCCCGTCTGTACGTCCGACTCCTGGGCGCCCTCGACCGGTTGGAGGAGTACGCGCCGGGCGACCCCGCCAACCTCTACGAGCGCGTGGCCCGAGAGGTGACCCGCGCGGACGGGACGCGTACGTGGGCCTGGGTGTACGTGGCGGCGCCCGCTGTGGCGGCGGGGCTGCGGGCGAGCGGCAAGCTCATCGAGGGGGGCGACTGGCGGGCCAGGTGAGGACACCGCGAAGGGACGCGGGGCCGCGAGAAGGGACGCGGGCGCCGCCAGGAGGGCGCGGGGCGCGTGGTCGGCCCACGACGGCCCGCAGCGTCCGTTCCACCTCAGCCCGTCCGCTCGGGCTCGGCCGGCTCGGCGTGCTCCACCCGCTCCACCCGCACCGCGCAGGCCTTGAACTCCGGCATCCGCGAGGTGGGGTCGAGGGCCGGGTTGGTCAGCGTGTTGGCGCGCCCCTCGCCCGGCCAGTGGAACGGCATGAACACGGTGTCGGGCCGGATCGTGGTGGTGATCCGCGCGGGCGCGACCGCCCGCCCCCGCCGGGACACGACGGCCAGCGGCTCCCCCTCCACGGCCCCCAGCCGCTCGGCCAGCCGGGGATGCAGCTCCACGAAGGGGCCGGGCGCGGCGGCGTTCAGCTCGTCGACGCGGCGGGTCTGGGCACCCGACTGGTACTGGGAGACCACCCGTCCCGTGGTGAGCAGCACCGGGTACTCGTCGTCGGGTTCCTCCGCCAGTGGC of the Streptomyces aurantiacus genome contains:
- a CDS encoding M4 family metallopeptidase, whose translation is MSRTRHIRGSRLATVGISAAATTLLAGALSPGAGAADEPARDTVLNDAAAVIADQAARLGLTSAQGTKARDVIVDADGTKHVRYDRTYRQLPVLGGDFVVHLTSGGDYRGADRATTRPLSLTSVEPSVPAPKAADLATAALRLANVGETLRGITAEPRLVVDALHGEPRLAWRTEAAGKDSLGNPMARVVLTDAVTGTEIDAWDSIETAAGDGRSLYGGKVPLQTTRSGSTYQLSDPTRGNTYTGDTGNKTDSCILVLCYKRAAAPVLTDADNHWGTGAASDRASAAVDAQYGTDTTWDYYKNVHGRSGIAGDGKGSFNRVHYGSAYNNAFWDDGCFCMTYGDGDGTTFGPLVSLDVTGHEMSHGVTSKTAALTYSGEPGGLNEATSDIFGALVEFYAKNPADPGDWLIGEKIVKSGFGRSALRYMDRPSKDGSSADCWTSKVGDLDVHYSSGVANHFAYLLAEGSGPKTIGGVAHNGTTCDGTKVTGIGKTKLGAVWYRALTVYMTSSTKYAGARTATLSAAKDLYGAKSTEYAAVGAAWSAVSVN
- a CDS encoding gamma-glutamylcyclotransferase family protein encodes the protein MSRLPFFVYGTLLPGEENHDVFLRGRTLFEAPARLTGAVLYEGPGYPYAVEEPAGVVCGELVTAEPRLYVRLLGALDRLEEYAPGDPANLYERVAREVTRADGTRTWAWVYVAAPAVAAGLRASGKLIEGGDWRAR